Genomic window (Marasmius oreades isolate 03SP1 chromosome 3, whole genome shotgun sequence):
ACCGACTGGCAGTTATCAATTACGAATACAGGTGTGTTATAGAATCTGATACAGTTGCCAAAGGTCACCTAGCTCTACTGCAGACTGGCTCCTGAACATCCTTTCCCGACTGCCCCGGACGATTGTTTCAAGGCCTTTAAATATGTAAGTTGAATAAACCTAGTCACGATACTCGTAGCTCTGGAGGATTCACATATTTCGCAACTGATAGTTCGCCGCAAATCCTGATTTGTTGTCCGCCGATTTCTCGAAGGGACTCATCGTCGGAGGCAGTTCAGCAGGCGCAAACCTTGCAGCCGTACTCGTTCATCTTGTCCGCGATGACCCGCACTTGAAGGATACACCGATTACGGGACAATTACTCGTAATCCCTGCTCTTGTTCACCCCAAAGCCTATCCTGAAAAGTTCAGTCACTTCGCGACACTGCAGTTTATCATTTATTGACTTGAAAAGTGACCTAGGTTTAAGTCGTCACTTCTATCAATGGAACAAAACAAAGACGCACCCATTCTTCCCAAGGCTATGATAGAGACCTTTTATAGTGAGTAGCCACTAGCTAGCTACCGGTTGACAAGCCTGAAACCTATACCCTCTTCACCAGACTGGTACAAGGCCGTCCCAACCGATCCCAAAACATCTCCGCTCCTCTATCCTTCTCATGAAGGTCTGCCCCCGGCTTATTTCCAGATCTGTGGTCTCGATCCGTTACGAGACGAAGGTTTACTGTATGAAAAGATTTTAAAGCAAGTCGGGGTTCGAACCAAGCTAGAAGTGTGAGTCGTCGCGCACGTTCTTGTTTTTCTGGCTGTAGCTGACAGACTGTCCGGACCAGATATCCTGGCGTTCCACATGGTTTCCTCTCAGTGGCACGAGACATTACACTCGGGAAAAAGTATTTGAATGATTTCAGACTTGGAGTGGAGTGGCTTCTCAGAGAGGGCCTCTCAAAGCAAAGTTTCCTCGCTGCGCGTGGCTGATAAGTGTATGTACAAACAAACGAAACATTTAGGCAATTCAACGCTTTTCTGAGCAGCTCCTGGTCATCAACTCCAAATCAACTCGGTCTAGAAAACTCGACGGTTCTTTCAATTCGAACGCACCTTCTATCACTGTGAAGCAAGAATATTGTTTCCTTGCCGACACGTACGTCGACCCTCTGGCCGGTCGCAAACATAGCCTAGTGAAGATCTCATCTTACTATGCATCGCGCCCGAAGAGATTAAGTCGAAGTCGAGCATGGGACGAAGACTACAAATGGATCGTCAGGTTGTCGCGGAATAAGATGGTAATTTGTGAACTGTTAATACGTCAATCATTACCTCGACTAGGCCCTAACCTATATCCGTCCACTGCTTACAGTTGTCAGTAGTAGATTGGCCAAGTAGAATTTGTTACCTTGCAGTGATGGTCGCATTTTGCGGTGCAAAGTGACAGCGCTTTGCAGAGCATAGCTGGCAAATTTTGATGCTCTGATCACTTGCAAGTTATCCGGACGCGCCTACGGTACAGTGTACACAAAAATGGCTTAGTCTCATTCAAGCTTCAGACCAAGTCGACCGGGCATATGTTAGTATATGACAATATGTCCATGCCAAGGTATGGTATGTCTTAGAGGGGCTGACTGGCCAGGTAGTTAGTGTACGGCGTTGGGCGAATTTTCGGAGTGTCATGCGCCGGCGTAAGTACATGTCGTAGGCACGTCGTTAGCGTGCAGTCCAACGAAGGATTTGAATCCATGGACCCTAATAATAAATTACTTTTGATTTTGTCGCTTTGTTTCAAGAGTGCGAGGTCAGTGGGTCCGAGAATTGAGTCGGTATGTTTCGCAAAGCGCTGTAGGACCACGGTGTCCGACCATCCCGAGGTAGCTGGTGGAGACCGTGATGACGATGGTGGATGATACTGCGTATCTACTGCTATCCTCGGATATTCCTCATGGGGCCTGGGCGATCTTCGGACGGATGCAGTGCAGTTCCGTTGTAGCAACCAGGTATGTCGCTACCATGGTGAGGAGACTCCATTGGAGTGTGGGGAGAGTACATATACTGCACCATCTTTCCGCTGGCCCATCATGGCAGTCGACTCAGAACACCCAGTGAAGTTTCCTGTAGGTTCGATCAACTCAGTCTATGCCCCGGGAGCACTGACATTGATTTTTTACCGGAGAAGCGATTAACGCCTCTCAAATATGGTTCAGCTCGTGTCATATATGATGCAGACGTCCAGCACGAAGGCATATTCGAGTCAAAACGTCGCGCGAACACCGTTGAACTACGTGAGTCGACGCTCTGTGGTACTCTCCCTGGGACTATCCAACCTTTCCTTATTACAGCGACGTTATTCCCTCGAAAACCAGGTCGTCTCAACCTTGATGCCGCCAAGACGGACAGGAAGTGGCGTCCGAACACCGACCGACTGCAAGCGCGGCGTGGTCGCACCGCAAATCTCGCCGAAGCTGTTGGCTCCGTTCGAATACCCAACATTTCAGTCCCGTGTTTTCAGGTCGTACGCAGCTTCGTGAAGAGTGCCAGAACTCCAGGCTCTGCAGGTAGTGccaaaggaaaggaaccgTACTTCGAAATCCTCACTCCAGCTGCCTTTGACTTGACTTTCGAGAAGACTGTGGAATCTGACGATGGGGACAGCGACGCCACGAGCGGTGCTATTACTCTGGAAGACGACTCCACGTCCTTAGGTGAATCGTTGAATCTCCCTCCCAGTCCCGATGAATTCTCGTTCCCTGAGGAACGGCTTCCCAATCCCCACTCCACGGCGAACTCTCCTATATCACTCATGGAAGGATCCCTTCGAGATTCTTTTCATGATACTGAATCCTCATCTGCTGCACGGCCAGTTGAGCATTTGAGCACCGACGCGACAATTACAGCACACACAACTCGGGCCCCAGTCCCAAAGCCTCCTTTGCGACTAGGACCACCCGCTCAGTCTCCACCTGTTTCCACCAACGCTCCTCTGAGAAAGGTCCCACGCCCACTCCCGACCCCACCCATCGCCCCAAGTCGTTACGATTCTTCACGTACAGTGATGCCGAAAGCCTTACCCCCAGAGCGTGGGCTCCCACCGCTTCCAAGTCGTCGAGGGCACACACAACCTGTTAATTGAACTTTGAGTCAGTTCATGCAAAACGATAGAGATACAACCCACCTGCGTGCAAGCCTAAAGCAAGGTGTACCAGGTATCGAATATTTATACTATAACTTATCCTCTACAACAATGTGCTTCATATCTGTACAACCAACCTCTTATCGAATGGAAAGTTTCCCCCCAAAACGTTTCTTAGCAATCGCATCCATCTGAGTTTTGACGGTCTTGAAAGCGTTCCACCAAGCTTCGCCCACTTTTCCTCTCCTCAAATaatctggattttcatcttcttcgtcgtAACCAAGCTCGAAAGGAGCCCAATATCGCTTCAGTAAGATAACCCACCATTTCATCACGGCTAATGCTCTTGTCATTCCCTCGTCGGTCGCTTCTAAGCTTTTCACTAGCCACTTGCCGAAAAAGGCGACGTCACGGTCATTAGGCGGCCAATTCCTGTGTCTATCAACCCACTCTTCGATGACACATTGTATATCATCAGTTTCGTGAAAGTATAATTTCTCCCCCTTCTGCGGTCCTTGCTGTTTGAGTGTCGGGGGCTGAACGTGGTTCGCTTTCGGCGGAGGTTGGATGAAAACTTCCCCGGGATCAAGCTTGCGCGGTTTGAGAACAATCCGTTGTGTAGCTTTCTGTGGTATTGTACCCAAAGTCTTGAGTAATCGTGCAGCCGTGATCTGTTCCCGCTGAACATTACGCGGTAACATAGCAAAAACTTCCGGATCGATATCCAAATTTCGAAGTTCATGATCAGGAACTTTCCAAGCTGCCAGACTAGGACGTTTCATGAAGATATTCTTCTTATTGGGTGACCACGAAGCGCCTCTGCCACGAGGGGCAAGTTGTCGGGTAATACGTTTCACATTAAGTGTACTTTGGTTGGCTTTGCGTGGAAACGGAAATGAAGGTCCTGGTAGAGGTTTGGCAGGGAACAGACCTCCAGGGACAGCAGGAACAGATAATCTTCCAGATCGtgggagggggagggggaaagGAGACTCCGAACGTCGCTTGTATTCGCCTTCCAATTCCTTCCGGATATCGTCTGGCAACGTATGGAAGACGTCCATGTCAACCTGAGAAAACGGAGGAATTTCAGATATGACGGACATCTCCCGTTCTTGCCGAGACGTCTCTGGAAGAGAGGCCTCACGTTTTGATGGTCCAGCAACAGATTCCACCTGTATCGGGTTCGGCTCTGCTCCAGAAACCGGACCTGTTGACATCATCTGGAACGGCAGTCGGGCTTGACCTAGCTCCGCTGGCCTATCACCAGAAGATGATTCCAGCTTCTGAATCTGTATTCCAATACCGCGCAGCTctttgggatcgaaattgaAGGTCTTGAGCATTCGCCAGGCATGTTCTCCTACGAACTTGGGTTCGGCGGTAGCACGACCACTCGAGTCAGTCAGAGGCATTTGCTTATTGAATACCTCACATGCCCCATGCCCCAGAAACTGGATGGAAGGAATAAGTATACAGATCCTCGACGAGTCAAAGTCATACCTTAGGTGGTTCAACTGGGGCACTTGGGTCTCGTTTCATGATCTTGAGCGTGATTGACTTTCCTAGCATTTGGATTTCATTTAGTCGCCGACTGACTTCCGACGCCATTCGATGAATAAACGCTTCTGCTTGTTCACTCGACTCAAATCGGATTCCATACTAGGAAGACGTTCAGAACGGATGAGGAGGGACAAGATGCAGATGACTGAACTCACATTGATGTCgcaagaaactgactttcttgcCTTATCATTTTCCAACTTTCTCTCATCGATTCCGCGAATTGCGTTGTATAACGTTTCTCCGGTAGTTTTACCCAACGCGTCACAAAGGACACCCTTGCTTTTCAGTGCCAGCTCCCCGAGTTTAGTGACACCCAGCTTATCGAGGGCCTTCTGTTTCGCCGAGTAACCGAAACCATGTAAATCAGAGATATCCAACGGATGGAGTACTTCATCCATATCCTTAGGTAAGAGATGGTAGGATCCAGCGGGTTTGGCAAACTTCGTAGCAATACGTGCTAGCGAAATATTGTGGGCAATACCGATGCTTACTGTGGACAGAAGTTAGAGGGTGTGAGGCGCAAAGAACGACCGAAAGCGGGAAAGCCTTTACCGTCACACCCTGTCGCCTTCTTCACTTGTTCTCTAATAGAATCCGCGTAGTCCTTCGCAGGATCAGCCGCTGGGACCCTCGAAGAGAACGGATCGAAGTCCGCTTTGGCTCTGGCTCGAAGTCGTTCGACAGTGCTAGTGACATCGATCAAGGCTTCATCGACAGAAACTGCCTGGAGATCATCGGCGTGACTCATCAGGATTGTGTAGAATTTCAGCGAAATTTGCTTATATCTGAAACTTGATTAACCATTGAGGAGCACCGACAATAAATATCTGTGCTTACAGTTCAAATTCGTACGGCATTGTAGTAACGTTAGGACACAGCTTTCTCGCTTGCTGGAGACTAGAAAAATGGACCCGTCATGTGTGGAAGGTGAAGCAAGAGGGCGAAAACTACCTCATTCCATTCTTGATTCCGAATTTTCTGGCTTCGTAGCTAGCGGATGCAATCTCGCTTGTACTAGAAGTTCCACCTTGAGAACCCTGTGAGTGGCATACCACGACGGGTTTGCCTTTGAGAGTAGGCCGACTAACTAGTCCGGCAGAGACGAAGAAACTGTCAAAGTCACAGTGCATGATGACACGTTCTTCTCCTACGGAAGTCGCCTTCCCCTTTCCCTTGTCTTTCCCCCCTTTACTGGGGGAACGAAGCACAAGTTCAGCGCCTCGCATGCTAACTCCAGTATAGTCGTGGTTATTGAATTCTTCGGCGGAGAATTTCCCTGGAGTCCTGCAGACATCCTCTTCACTCGCAAGGTCACCGAATCCATCGCCTCGTTCGGCCCTTTCTTGTGCTTCTTTCAAGAGGGATTTAAGTTCAGATTTCCAGGTTGAGAGGTGATGCAAACGAGAGTTTCTGTAATATCCTTCGATAAAATCTGGTGCAGCAGAGGTGTGGGAATTACGCCATTCTGCATTTTTCATAACACGCCGTGCATTTGGGTTCGATTTGTCTGCTGCATAATGGGGAACGTGGGCGCCCACTTTGGAGAATTTCGGATCCGTGGTGTAATTAGGGATTTGACTAGCAGAATTTGCGTCTTCAGGATCACCGTTTTTTTTCGTCACGACGGCAAGCGTTGGAGATTGGGAAGTAAATTCTTGAGGAAGTGTTTGTTGTAAAGACTGCTTGCCTTGAGCACTTTCTGAGCGTTGATTGGGACGAAACTTGAACTCTGTCCATGGGAGAAGGACGCCTTGTATCGTGCTCTGGACAAGCCATTCTGGTCGCACAATTTTCATGTTCTTATATTCGCGTACTTTAGCAGGTGTTATGGAGGATGTAACGATATGAGTTCTAAGGAAGTCTCATCAATGACCA
Coding sequences:
- a CDS encoding uncharacterized protein (MEROPS:MER0034665; CAZy:CE10); translation: MHCANAQNWRRWQIPCPFLVPWRRCVHSSRTSLGVDDPLGWAFGDVHGDDYTLRRLAVDYRLAVINYEYRLAPEHPFPTAPDDCFKAFKYFAANPDLLSADFSKGLIVGGSSAGANLAAVLVHLVRDDPHLKDTPITGQLLVIPALVHPKAYPEKFKSSLLSMEQNKDAPILPKAMIETFYNWYKAVPTDPKTSPLLYPSHEGLPPAYFQICGLDPLRDEGLLYEKILKQVGVRTKLEVYPGVPHGFLSVARDITLGKKYLNDFRLGVEWLLREGLSKQSFLAARG
- a CDS encoding uncharacterized protein (BUSCO:EOG092608WI), which codes for MAPPAPSSNCDSDYFSSQDSSFLAALKSTRFPGDISQSSTDSHKTSPLRPSTRSRQHVLSEPESSSRGSGLNEGRHSLKRQHVQIDDSSDDQVLHPADIYGEAHFDGFGEYARRKRAKLQIQNVENVEEQTKTVPQIFKGVAIFVTGWTTPSIQELRSLIVRHGGVFHAYLDKKSLVTHIVTSSITPAKVREYKNMKIVRPEWLVQSTIQGVLLPWTEFKFRPNQRSESAQGKQSLQQTLPQEFTSQSPTLAVVTKKNGDPEDANSASQIPNYTTDPKFSKVGAHVPHYAADKSNPNARRVMKNAEWRNSHTSAAPDFIEGYYRNSRLHHLSTWKSELKSLLKEAQERAERGDGFGDLASEEDVCRTPGKFSAEEFNNHDYTGVSMRGAELVLRSPSKGGKDKGKGKATSVGEERVIMHCDFDSFFVSAGLVSRPTLKGKPVVVCHSQGSQGGTSSTSEIASASYEARKFGIKNGMSLQQARKLCPNVTTMPYEFELYKQISLKFYTILMSHADDLQAVSVDEALIDVTSTVERLRARAKADFDPFSSRVPAADPAKDYADSIREQVKKATGCDVSIGIAHNISLARIATKFAKPAGSYHLLPKDMDEVLHPLDISDLHGFGYSAKQKALDKLGVTKLGELALKSKGVLCDALGKTTGETLYNAIRGIDERKLENDKARKSVSCDINYGIRFESSEQAEAFIHRMASEVSRRLNEIQMLGKSITLKIMKRDPSAPVEPPKFLGHGACEVFNKQMPLTDSSGRATAEPKFVGEHAWRMLKTFNFDPKELRGIGIQIQKLESSSGDRPAELGQARLPFQMMSTGPVSGAEPNPIQVESVAGPSKREASLPETSRQEREMSVISEIPPFSQVDMDVFHTLPDDIRKELEGEYKRRSESPFPLPLPRSGRLSVPAVPGGLFPAKPLPGPSFPFPRKANQSTLNVKRITRQLAPRGRGASWSPNKKNIFMKRPSLAAWKVPDHELRNLDIDPEVFAMLPRNVQREQITAARLLKTLGTIPQKATQRIVLKPRKLDPGEVFIQPPPKANHVQPPTLKQQGPQKGEKLYFHETDDIQCVIEEWVDRHRNWPPNDRDVAFFGKWLVKSLEATDEGMTRALAVMKWWVILLKRYWAPFELGYDEEDENPDYLRRGKVGEAWWNAFKTVKTQMDAIAKKRFGGKLSIR